A genomic region of Anaerohalosphaeraceae bacterium contains the following coding sequences:
- a CDS encoding NUDIX domain-containing protein, translating to MDWMIAYQNRNVFLYCPLCSARALKVHKKSAYVCTECGLEFYLNTAAAVVALIEDEEGRLLVTVRDHKPKEGMLDLPGGFVDPGESAEEAVRREVQEETGLKVEQLEYFGSAPNRYLYKGVHYATEDLAFVCRVSDWSGLEAREEIRSLLRLKREEIDLERFAFDSIRHFLRRYLNR from the coding sequence ATGGATTGGATGATTGCTTATCAGAATCGGAATGTCTTTTTGTACTGTCCGCTGTGCAGTGCCCGGGCGCTGAAGGTGCATAAAAAGAGTGCGTATGTCTGTACGGAGTGCGGGCTGGAGTTTTATCTGAATACCGCGGCGGCTGTAGTGGCCCTGATTGAAGACGAAGAGGGCCGGCTGCTGGTGACGGTTCGTGACCACAAGCCCAAAGAAGGGATGCTGGATTTGCCGGGCGGTTTTGTGGACCCGGGGGAGTCGGCGGAAGAGGCCGTTCGGCGCGAAGTTCAGGAGGAAACGGGGTTAAAGGTCGAACAGCTGGAGTATTTCGGGTCTGCTCCGAATCGTTATCTGTATAAGGGGGTGCATTACGCCACGGAAGACCTGGCCTTTGTCTGCCGGGTTTCCGACTGGTCCGGTCTGGAGGCCCGCGAGGAAATCCGCAGTCTTCTGCGACTGAAGCGGGAGGAGATTGATTTGGAGCGGTTTGCATTCGATTCGATTCGGCATTTTCTGCGGCGGTATTTGAATCGGTAA
- the amrS gene encoding AmmeMemoRadiSam system radical SAM enzyme, which translates to MEHHQELYKRAVLWEGEAGGTVQCRLCAWRCRIPAGQTGRCRVRKNINGVLVSLNYDKLCAANPDPIEKKPLFHFQPGSKSFSIAAPGCNFQCVFCQNWQISQMPQIGTIEGSYYSPKAIVDAAVRSRCSSIAYTYTEPTVFMELCAETAQLAKQMGLANVFVSNGFLSPEAIEFVRPWLDGINIDLKAFTEEFYRDLCKARLEPVKETIRTIARQTDIWMEITTLVIPGKNDSEEELRAIAEFIAQEASVDVPWHVSRFYPQYQMDDRAATPQKTLERAYDIGRQAGLRYVYIGNVPGIRAESTYCYSCGLLLIDRVGFTVKSNIIEDGTCPQCGAIIAGVGL; encoded by the coding sequence ATGGAGCACCATCAGGAATTGTATAAGCGTGCGGTGTTGTGGGAGGGGGAAGCCGGCGGGACGGTTCAGTGCCGACTTTGTGCGTGGCGTTGTCGGATTCCAGCCGGCCAGACAGGGCGATGCCGAGTCCGCAAAAATATCAACGGGGTGCTGGTGTCGCTGAATTATGACAAACTGTGCGCCGCCAATCCGGACCCGATTGAGAAGAAACCGCTCTTTCATTTTCAGCCGGGTTCAAAAAGTTTTTCGATTGCAGCTCCCGGATGCAATTTTCAGTGTGTGTTTTGTCAGAACTGGCAGATCAGCCAGATGCCGCAAATTGGAACGATTGAAGGGTCTTATTATTCTCCGAAGGCGATTGTGGATGCGGCGGTTCGAAGCCGTTGTTCGAGTATTGCCTACACCTATACGGAACCGACAGTGTTTATGGAGCTGTGTGCGGAAACCGCCCAGCTGGCCAAACAAATGGGGCTGGCGAATGTCTTTGTGAGCAATGGTTTCTTGAGTCCGGAGGCGATTGAGTTTGTCCGTCCGTGGCTGGACGGAATCAACATTGACCTGAAGGCGTTTACGGAAGAGTTTTACCGGGATTTGTGCAAGGCGCGGCTGGAGCCGGTCAAGGAGACGATTCGGACGATTGCCCGACAGACGGATATCTGGATGGAGATTACAACGCTGGTGATTCCGGGCAAGAATGATTCGGAAGAGGAGCTGCGGGCGATTGCGGAGTTTATTGCTCAGGAGGCCTCTGTGGATGTCCCCTGGCATGTGAGCCGCTTTTACCCGCAGTATCAGATGGACGACCGAGCGGCGACGCCGCAGAAAACGCTGGAGCGGGCGTATGATATCGGGCGTCAGGCGGGGCTGCGGTATGTCTATATCGGCAATGTTCCGGGGATTCGAGCGGAGTCAACGTATTGCTACAGCTGCGGGCTTCTTCTGATTGACCGGGTGGGGTTTACGGTGAAAAGCAATATCATTGAAGACGGAACCTGCCCGCAGTGCGGAGCGATTATCGCGGGTGTTGGACTCTGA